A window from Chitinophaga filiformis encodes these proteins:
- a CDS encoding MFS transporter, with the protein MKGMVKPRLSAARIWNMSMGFFGIQFGFALQNGNASRILQTYGAEVEHLSLFWLAAPLTGMIVQPVIGHYSDRTWNRLGRRRPYFLVGAIATALALILLPNSSLLAYILPPVLIGAGMLTLMDASINVAMEPFRALVADNLPDEQRSQGFSAQTFLIGAGAVLGSSLPYLLAEYAGVSKTAAPGVVPDNVIYSFYVGAVVLLATILWSIFTSKEYSPEEFKQFNPEHAAEEHTGGIRTILKDFSNMPAAMKQLGLVQFCSWFALFSMWVFTTPAVAQHIYKVPPGDTSSALFADAGNKVGFLFSIYSAVSAVYALILPVIARKTSRKAAHAISLTAGGLSLISFYFIKDPGLLIWPMIGIGMAWGSILSTPYAILSGVIPSHKTGVYMGIFNFFITFPQIVNGIFGGLIVKHLFHNEAIFALVMGGAFMIIAAIAVLYVKDREKKAAEKLVPTYGVA; encoded by the coding sequence ATGAAAGGAATGGTTAAGCCGCGGTTGTCCGCTGCGCGCATATGGAACATGAGCATGGGCTTTTTCGGTATCCAGTTTGGTTTTGCTTTACAGAACGGGAATGCCTCCCGCATTCTGCAAACTTATGGAGCAGAAGTAGAACACCTGTCATTGTTCTGGCTGGCAGCGCCTTTAACGGGCATGATCGTACAGCCGGTGATCGGGCATTACAGCGACCGTACCTGGAACAGGCTGGGGCGCCGCCGTCCATACTTCCTGGTAGGGGCTATTGCTACTGCACTGGCCTTGATACTGCTACCTAATTCATCCCTGCTGGCTTATATACTGCCGCCGGTATTGATAGGGGCGGGTATGCTGACCTTAATGGATGCATCGATCAATGTGGCCATGGAACCTTTCCGGGCGCTGGTGGCCGACAATCTGCCCGATGAACAACGTAGCCAGGGCTTCTCCGCCCAGACCTTCCTGATAGGAGCAGGGGCCGTATTAGGTTCTTCACTGCCTTACCTCCTGGCAGAGTATGCAGGCGTATCCAAGACAGCCGCTCCGGGCGTAGTGCCCGACAATGTGATCTATTCCTTTTATGTAGGCGCAGTGGTATTACTGGCTACCATTCTCTGGTCGATCTTTACTTCGAAAGAATATTCCCCGGAAGAATTTAAGCAATTCAACCCCGAGCATGCTGCTGAAGAACATACAGGAGGGATCAGGACCATCCTGAAAGATTTTTCCAATATGCCGGCTGCCATGAAACAACTGGGCCTGGTACAGTTCTGTTCCTGGTTTGCACTGTTCTCGATGTGGGTGTTCACTACGCCGGCAGTGGCACAGCATATCTACAAGGTACCACCGGGCGATACCTCTTCTGCGCTCTTTGCAGATGCGGGCAATAAGGTGGGCTTTCTGTTCAGCATCTATAGTGCAGTATCAGCAGTGTATGCACTGATATTACCGGTCATAGCGCGTAAAACATCCCGCAAGGCTGCACATGCTATCTCACTGACAGCAGGCGGCTTATCGCTGATCTCTTTTTATTTCATCAAAGATCCCGGCCTGCTGATATGGCCCATGATCGGGATCGGTATGGCATGGGGAAGTATTTTGTCCACGCCTTATGCCATCCTGTCCGGTGTAATACCCTCTCACAAAACAGGGGTATACATGGGTATCTTCAACTTCTTCATCACCTTCCCGCAAATAGTGAACGGTATCTTCGGAGGCCTGATCGTAAAGCATTTGTTTCACAATGAAGCGATCTTCGCCCTGGTAATGGGCGGGGCCTTTATGATCATCGCGGCAATAGCGGTACTGTATGTAAAAGACAGGGAAAAGAAGGCGGCAGAGAAACTGGTGCCAACATATGGTGTCGCCTGA
- a CDS encoding SDR family oxidoreductase: MSTQARATILITGATGNIGTELRKILSAQGVLFRAMVRSAGQSKDLAALPGATLVEGDFNDEASLDNALRGIEKAFLLTNSSELAEEQQLRFVDAAKRAGVKHIVKLSQWAADLHSPVRFLRYHAVVETAIRNSGIAYTFLRPNLFMQGFLGFAKAISQGNEFFAAAGNAAISLIDIRDIAAVAAVALTKPGHENKAYHLTGPEVLTHQQLAAIFSNVLGREIRFTDIPEEAMKNALLGFGFPLWQADGLLEDYAHYRLNEAAALTPDVKEVTGHAPRTFEQFVKDYAPLFS; this comes from the coding sequence ATGTCAACACAAGCAAGAGCCACCATCCTTATCACCGGTGCTACCGGCAACATTGGAACCGAACTCAGAAAAATATTATCTGCACAGGGAGTACTTTTCAGAGCCATGGTACGGTCGGCCGGCCAGTCGAAAGACCTGGCCGCTCTGCCGGGGGCTACATTGGTGGAAGGGGACTTCAATGATGAGGCTTCCCTGGATAATGCACTCCGCGGTATAGAAAAAGCTTTTCTGCTCACCAATTCATCCGAACTGGCTGAAGAACAACAGCTACGCTTTGTGGATGCAGCAAAGAGAGCGGGCGTTAAACATATCGTGAAGTTGTCCCAATGGGCCGCAGACCTTCATTCTCCCGTACGTTTCCTGCGTTATCATGCGGTAGTGGAAACTGCTATCAGGAATTCCGGTATCGCCTATACTTTTTTACGACCCAACCTGTTCATGCAGGGATTCCTGGGTTTTGCGAAAGCTATCTCACAGGGGAATGAGTTCTTTGCCGCCGCCGGCAATGCAGCGATCTCGCTGATCGACATAAGGGACATTGCCGCCGTGGCGGCTGTTGCCCTCACGAAGCCGGGGCATGAAAACAAGGCCTATCATCTTACAGGGCCGGAAGTGCTGACACACCAGCAATTGGCAGCGATATTTTCAAATGTGCTGGGCCGGGAAATACGCTTTACAGATATACCTGAAGAGGCAATGAAAAATGCCTTGCTGGGCTTTGGATTTCCGCTATGGCAGGCAGACGGATTGCTGGAAGACTATGCACATTACCGGCTGAACGAGGCCGCAGCACTCACGCCGGATGTGAAGGAGGTTACAGGACATGCGCCACGTACCTTTGAACAGTTCGTAAAAGACTATGCGCCCTTGTTTTCCTGA
- a CDS encoding DNRLRE domain-containing protein gives MKAQVLSLCLVLSAYAGYSQTTYIFQPDSCNGKDATVFVKVDLPEWSDKNFGQRDEISASGWTYGGQGGGEGYSRIFIDFDGLKSIPRGVAITSATLSLYGKTSSVFIKQGNAGENDCFIERVTGPWDESTLTWNNKPTTTNEHQTVLPGSKGVQWKYNADVDVTMLVQDMTDLPAESSHGFCIALQGEDYYRNLLFASSEHIDPSLRPKLTVTFNLCNPAARRTATTGVADNPPVITPLPIKKAASTVKARGTAGQPRKEEAEIGEIPMEGVQNP, from the coding sequence ATGAAAGCTCAGGTACTATCACTATGCCTGGTATTGTCGGCTTATGCCGGTTATTCCCAAACCACGTACATCTTTCAACCAGATTCCTGCAATGGAAAAGATGCGACCGTATTTGTCAAGGTGGATCTCCCGGAATGGTCTGACAAGAATTTCGGACAACGTGATGAGATCAGCGCGTCCGGCTGGACTTACGGCGGTCAGGGTGGCGGCGAGGGTTACTCCCGCATTTTCATTGACTTCGACGGATTGAAAAGTATTCCCCGCGGTGTTGCCATTACCAGCGCTACACTCAGTCTGTATGGTAAAACGAGCAGTGTGTTTATCAAACAGGGAAATGCAGGAGAGAATGATTGCTTCATCGAACGCGTAACAGGCCCCTGGGATGAAAGCACCCTTACATGGAATAACAAGCCAACTACCACTAACGAACATCAGACAGTACTTCCCGGCTCTAAAGGTGTTCAGTGGAAATACAATGCAGATGTAGATGTTACGATGCTGGTGCAGGATATGACAGATCTGCCTGCCGAAAGCAGTCATGGATTCTGTATCGCGTTGCAGGGCGAGGATTATTACAGGAACCTCCTGTTTGCTTCCAGCGAACATATAGATCCTTCCCTCAGGCCTAAACTGACAGTGACCTTCAATCTTTGTAATCCTGCCGCCAGGCGGACAGCCACCACTGGTGTTGCCGACAACCCACCTGTTATAACGCCGCTTCCCATAAAGAAAGCAGCATCCACCGTGAAAGCCCGCGGAACAGCCGGGCAGCCCCGGAAAGAGGAAGCAGAGATAGGCGAGATACCAATGGAAGGTGTACAAAACCCTTAA
- a CDS encoding carboxylesterase/lipase family protein yields the protein MKFYCLSLVLFSQLTWLSGNCQLRTGSSAPVVKIENGRLQGTTTSPGGVYVYKGIPYAQPPVGPLRWKAPQPVPAWDTILKADHFGPRAMQGNIFGDMGFRSNGMSEDCLYLNVWAPAQPSKMKRPVLVYFYGGGMVAGDGSEARYDGESMARKGIVSLTVNYRLGVFGLLAHPELSKEAPYHASGNYTLLDQQAALAWVKKNIAAFGGDPDRVTIAGESAGSISVSALMASPLSKDLINGAIGESGAMIFPTMPPATREDAEKNGVAFANAIGASSLEALRAIPAEELLKRASGPGMPPLSTNVDGYVLPKKPAEIFAAGEQAHVPLLVGWNSAELPYRALLWKDDPTPENYVKKVKELYPQDAEEVLRLYPGNTTEEVIASATDLASDRFIVYSTWKWGVLHERTGQQPVYRYIFSRSRPPMTPKMGNAQPGLAGGVIKTSTTAPKPAETFKGAPHAAEIEYAMGNLRHNKVYAWTKEDYIVSNTMLNYFANFVKTGNPNGASLPKWEADAVTGSRYMNIDVRSSLQQEKHGDRYQFLDKAYKQ from the coding sequence ATGAAATTTTACTGTTTGTCGCTCGTCCTGTTCAGCCAGCTGACCTGGCTGTCTGGAAACTGCCAACTCCGGACAGGTTCGTCCGCCCCTGTTGTTAAAATTGAAAACGGCCGTTTACAGGGCACAACTACCAGCCCCGGCGGAGTCTATGTGTACAAAGGCATTCCCTATGCACAACCACCGGTAGGTCCCCTTCGTTGGAAAGCGCCGCAACCGGTGCCTGCCTGGGACACCATTCTGAAAGCAGATCATTTCGGTCCCCGGGCGATGCAGGGAAACATCTTCGGCGATATGGGCTTCCGTTCCAATGGCATGAGCGAGGACTGTTTGTACCTGAACGTCTGGGCCCCTGCGCAACCTTCCAAAATGAAGCGCCCGGTGCTGGTCTATTTTTATGGTGGCGGTATGGTAGCAGGCGATGGCTCTGAAGCCCGTTATGATGGAGAAAGTATGGCCCGCAAAGGGATCGTATCACTGACGGTCAATTACCGCCTGGGCGTATTTGGTTTACTGGCTCATCCGGAGCTCTCAAAAGAAGCGCCTTACCATGCTTCAGGCAATTATACCCTGTTGGACCAGCAGGCCGCCCTGGCCTGGGTAAAGAAGAATATTGCCGCCTTTGGCGGAGATCCTGATCGCGTGACCATTGCGGGGGAATCAGCCGGTTCTATTTCTGTCTCTGCATTGATGGCCTCCCCCTTGTCGAAAGACCTGATCAATGGCGCTATCGGGGAAAGCGGCGCCATGATCTTCCCCACCATGCCTCCGGCTACCAGGGAAGATGCCGAAAAGAACGGGGTAGCCTTCGCCAATGCCATCGGCGCCAGCTCACTGGAAGCGCTGCGGGCCATTCCGGCGGAAGAGTTGTTAAAAAGGGCTTCCGGCCCTGGTATGCCGCCATTATCCACAAATGTGGATGGCTATGTGCTGCCTAAAAAACCGGCAGAGATCTTTGCAGCCGGCGAACAGGCCCATGTGCCTTTGCTGGTAGGCTGGAACTCCGCAGAATTGCCTTACCGGGCATTGCTCTGGAAAGATGATCCTACCCCGGAAAACTATGTCAAAAAGGTGAAAGAATTATATCCACAGGATGCGGAGGAAGTGCTGCGTTTGTATCCCGGCAATACTACAGAAGAAGTCATTGCTTCCGCCACGGACCTGGCCAGCGACCGCTTCATTGTATATAGTACCTGGAAATGGGGTGTATTGCATGAGCGTACGGGTCAGCAGCCTGTGTACCGCTACATCTTCTCCCGCAGCCGCCCGCCGATGACGCCTAAAATGGGCAATGCGCAGCCGGGACTGGCAGGAGGTGTGATCAAAACCAGCACGACTGCGCCTAAACCGGCAGAAACATTCAAAGGAGCGCCTCATGCAGCAGAGATAGAGTACGCAATGGGCAATCTTCGTCACAATAAGGTATATGCCTGGACTAAAGAAGATTACATCGTGTCCAATACCATGTTGAATTACTTCGCGAATTTTGTTAAAACCGGCAATCCCAATGGCGCATCTTTACCAAAATGGGAAGCAGATGCTGTTACCGGTTCACGGTATATGAATATAGATGTGAGGTCTTCCCTGCAGCAGGAAAAGCATGGCGACAGGTACCAGTTCCTTGATAAAGCATATAAACAATAA
- a CDS encoding SRPBCC family protein, whose amino-acid sequence MKRDIKLKWFYPHPVETIWECLTNPDILKQWNLTSSGFRAEVGFKWMEVTKPRPKMDWDGKMYFEVLEVIPLQKLSYSFKGGPGEGVYNLDTVVNWILVPKDGGTELHLEQTGFKGMKNYISSFIMEMGWKNKVAKRFQQALTNFTDDSATAR is encoded by the coding sequence ATGAAAAGAGACATCAAACTCAAGTGGTTCTATCCACACCCTGTAGAAACGATATGGGAATGCCTGACCAACCCTGATATCCTGAAACAATGGAATCTTACGTCCAGCGGCTTCAGGGCAGAGGTAGGCTTTAAATGGATGGAAGTGACGAAGCCCCGACCGAAGATGGACTGGGACGGCAAGATGTATTTTGAGGTACTGGAGGTGATCCCTTTACAGAAGCTATCCTACTCTTTCAAGGGCGGCCCCGGTGAAGGTGTGTATAATCTTGACACCGTGGTGAACTGGATACTGGTGCCTAAAGACGGCGGTACGGAATTACACCTGGAGCAGACAGGCTTTAAGGGTATGAAGAATTATATCAGCAGCTTTATTATGGAGATGGGATGGAAAAACAAAGTGGCCAAACGTTTCCAGCAGGCACTTACAAATTTTACCGATGACAGCGCTACAGCCAGATAG
- the treF gene encoding alpha,alpha-trehalase TreF, with product MNGKRLFIAIIMACGIACKQQQPPQVKERSPRQEFPGLFEAVQSAHVFPDSKTFADCTPQAAPATILQYYAKEQGAAGFSLAGFVHNHFIVPTAAAVHYTTDTGQDVIAHIESLWKVLKREPDTTHTWGSLISLPAPYVVPGGRFREVYYWDSYFTMLGLKESGRTDLIESMIKNFAFLIRTYGFIPNGNRTYYLTRSQPPYFALMLQLLISAKEDRKQELLTTYLDALEKEHHFWMKKPADGKTGEHLVILPDSSVLNRYYDRGNWPREEAWTEDINTAKTSRRRPAEQVYQELRTCAESGWDFSSRWLADGKTLGSIHITDIVPVDLNCLLYNLEMTLGDAYRMKGNTAKALQYEAAAAIRREAILRFCWDPKTGFFRDYDFKKGARTPVLHLGGMYPLFFGIARQGQADSVAMVLKRQFLYPGGLVSTPVETGEQWDAPNGWAPLHWMTISGLLTYKNDSLASDIAGRWARQNIRVFKQTGKLLEKYNVKDTSLPGGGGEYPNQDGFGWTNGVLLKILHMQQEGILNIAKNIDTL from the coding sequence ATGAATGGAAAACGCTTGTTCATTGCCATTATAATGGCATGCGGCATCGCCTGTAAACAGCAACAGCCGCCGCAGGTAAAAGAACGTTCTCCCCGGCAGGAATTCCCAGGCTTGTTTGAAGCCGTTCAATCTGCCCATGTCTTCCCGGACAGTAAGACCTTTGCAGACTGCACACCCCAGGCGGCACCTGCAACCATCCTTCAGTATTATGCAAAAGAGCAGGGAGCAGCCGGCTTCAGCCTGGCGGGCTTTGTGCACAATCATTTCATTGTGCCCACAGCTGCAGCGGTACATTACACTACCGATACCGGTCAGGACGTCATCGCACATATTGAGTCGCTCTGGAAGGTCCTAAAACGGGAACCCGACACTACGCACACATGGGGCTCACTTATCAGTTTACCGGCGCCTTATGTTGTACCGGGGGGCCGTTTCCGTGAGGTATATTACTGGGATAGCTATTTCACCATGCTGGGGTTGAAAGAAAGCGGTCGCACAGATCTGATAGAAAGTATGATAAAGAACTTTGCTTTCCTGATCCGTACCTATGGCTTTATTCCTAACGGTAACCGTACCTATTACCTGACACGCTCACAGCCGCCTTATTTCGCCCTCATGCTGCAATTGCTGATCTCCGCGAAGGAAGACCGCAAACAGGAGCTGCTTACCACCTACCTGGACGCCCTGGAAAAGGAACATCATTTCTGGATGAAAAAGCCTGCCGATGGTAAAACCGGCGAGCACCTGGTGATACTGCCCGACAGTTCTGTCCTTAATCGCTATTACGACAGGGGAAACTGGCCCAGGGAAGAAGCCTGGACGGAAGATATCAATACCGCCAAAACCTCCCGCCGGCGGCCGGCCGAACAGGTCTACCAGGAACTGCGCACCTGTGCGGAATCAGGCTGGGACTTCAGCAGCCGCTGGCTGGCAGACGGGAAAACACTTGGTTCTATCCACATCACCGATATTGTTCCGGTAGACCTCAACTGCCTCTTATACAACCTGGAAATGACCCTGGGGGATGCCTACCGTATGAAAGGCAATACGGCCAAAGCCCTGCAGTACGAAGCTGCTGCCGCTATCCGCCGGGAGGCTATCCTGCGCTTTTGCTGGGATCCGAAAACCGGCTTTTTCAGGGATTATGACTTTAAAAAAGGAGCCAGAACGCCCGTGTTGCACCTGGGAGGGATGTATCCTTTATTTTTCGGGATAGCCCGCCAGGGACAGGCAGATAGCGTCGCTATGGTGTTAAAGCGGCAGTTTCTGTATCCCGGCGGACTGGTATCCACACCGGTGGAAACGGGTGAGCAATGGGATGCTCCCAATGGTTGGGCGCCCCTGCACTGGATGACAATATCAGGCCTGCTGACCTACAAGAACGATTCCCTTGCATCTGACATCGCCGGCCGCTGGGCCCGGCAGAATATCAGGGTGTTTAAACAAACCGGTAAGTTGCTGGAGAAGTATAACGTTAAAGACACATCGCTGCCCGGAGGGGGAGGAGAATATCCTAACCAGGATGGTTTCGGATGGACAAATGGCGTGTTGTTGAAAATATTGCACATGCAACAGGAAGGGATATTGAATATTGCGAAAAATATTGATACCTTATAG
- a CDS encoding ArsR/SmtB family transcription factor, with protein sequence MTALQPDSFQAIADPSRREILLMLTDDKKSINAIAEQFDISRPAISKHIKVLHQAGFITFEEKGRERYCILRREGFDELKEWINFFDNFWKERLGKLEQLLEKNPDIARKKK encoded by the coding sequence ATGACAGCGCTACAGCCAGATAGCTTTCAGGCTATTGCAGACCCCAGCCGGCGTGAGATACTGCTTATGCTGACCGATGATAAGAAGTCGATCAATGCCATCGCTGAGCAGTTTGACATCAGCCGCCCTGCTATTTCAAAACATATCAAGGTATTACACCAGGCAGGCTTCATCACCTTTGAAGAGAAAGGACGGGAACGCTATTGTATACTGCGTCGTGAGGGTTTTGATGAATTGAAGGAGTGGATCAATTTCTTTGATAATTTCTGGAAAGAACGCCTGGGCAAACTGGAGCAACTACTGGAAAAAAATCCGGACATCGCCCGGAAAAAGAAATAG
- a CDS encoding gluconate 2-dehydrogenase subunit 3 family protein, with product MLVNRRTALKQVLVVSAGLALLPSCLRKPSPASISLKNIAVDAEGENMLAALADTLIPATTTPGAKDVKAHLFALTMVDDCMKKEDQQKFLSGMKAFSDLCQKKNGHSFEKSSPAEREALLKELEAADAGKDAAAAFYHTVKQLTIYGYTTSEYYLTKVQVYELVPGRFHGSVPVKPASKKTA from the coding sequence ATGCTAGTAAATAGACGAACCGCGTTAAAACAGGTCTTAGTAGTATCCGCAGGTCTGGCACTGTTGCCGTCCTGTTTGCGGAAACCGTCTCCTGCTTCTATTTCATTGAAAAATATAGCAGTAGATGCTGAAGGAGAGAACATGCTGGCTGCGCTGGCAGATACATTGATCCCGGCCACTACCACGCCGGGTGCAAAAGATGTGAAGGCGCATTTATTTGCCCTTACCATGGTGGACGACTGTATGAAAAAAGAAGATCAGCAGAAATTCCTTAGCGGTATGAAAGCATTTTCTGACCTGTGCCAGAAAAAGAATGGTCATTCTTTTGAAAAGAGCAGCCCTGCTGAAAGAGAAGCGCTCCTGAAAGAACTGGAAGCCGCAGATGCCGGCAAAGATGCTGCCGCTGCATTTTACCACACAGTAAAACAACTCACCATTTACGGATATACGACTTCCGAATATTATCTAACAAAAGTACAGGTGTACGAGCTGGTACCCGGACGTTTCCATGGAAGCGTGCCTGTTAAACCGGCCAGCAAGAAGACTGCTTAA
- a CDS encoding DUF899 domain-containing protein: MKEHIADQAATLEHPVVSQQEWIEARKKLMQKEKELTHLKDELTRQRMQLPWVKIEKEYIFEGADRSYSLSDLFDGRSQLIVQHFMLGPGWKEGCPGCSFMADHVEGALVHLMNHDVSYVAVSRAPMSDIIPFQKRMGWSFKWVSSNKNDFNYDFHVSATPEDIANNEMIYNYEKIPVTEQELPGVSAFYKDENGDIFHTYSSFARGVDIMLTTYNLLEMTPKGRNEDNAMNWVKHHDKYETKVPEASSCCSH, translated from the coding sequence ATGAAAGAACATATTGCTGATCAAGCCGCTACACTTGAACACCCTGTAGTGTCGCAACAGGAATGGATAGAAGCCCGTAAAAAACTGATGCAAAAGGAGAAAGAGCTGACCCACCTGAAAGACGAACTGACCCGCCAGCGCATGCAGCTTCCCTGGGTAAAAATTGAGAAGGAGTACATTTTTGAAGGAGCTGACAGATCATATAGCCTGTCCGATCTCTTTGACGGTCGCAGCCAGCTGATCGTACAGCACTTTATGCTGGGACCGGGCTGGAAAGAAGGTTGTCCCGGTTGTTCCTTCATGGCCGACCATGTAGAAGGAGCGCTGGTCCACCTGATGAATCATGACGTGTCTTATGTGGCGGTGTCCCGTGCTCCTATGAGCGATATCATACCCTTTCAGAAAAGGATGGGCTGGAGCTTTAAATGGGTGTCTTCCAACAAGAATGATTTCAACTATGACTTTCATGTATCTGCTACACCGGAAGACATTGCGAACAATGAGATGATCTACAACTATGAGAAGATTCCCGTAACTGAGCAGGAACTACCCGGTGTCAGTGCGTTCTATAAAGACGAAAACGGCGATATCTTCCATACTTATTCCTCCTTTGCGAGAGGTGTAGATATCATGCTCACCACTTACAATTTATTGGAAATGACGCCAAAGGGACGTAATGAGGACAACGCGATGAACTGGGTGAAACATCATGATAAATATGAAACCAAGGTTCCGGAAGCAAGCAGCTGCTGTAGCCATTAA
- a CDS encoding GMC oxidoreductase codes for MANINKGAQDHTFDAIVIGSGISGGWAAKEFTEKGLKTLVLERGRDVKHLKDYPTTNKYPWEFPHRGQVPQAIQEEAPVVSRCYAFKEDAMHFFVKDKEHPYEQDKPFDWIRGYQVGGKSLLWARQTQRWSDFDFEGPARDGFAVDWPIRYADIAPWYSYVEKFVGISGNKDGIANLPDGEFLPPLEMTAVEEYFKGFVAKNYKDRHVIYGRCAHLTEPQPIHIQQGRVQCQKRNLCQRGCPFGGYFSSNSSTLPWAEKTGNLTLRPFSVVHSIIYDEQKGKATGVRVVDTQTKETTEYYARVIFVNAAAVNTNLILLNSTSSRFPNGLGNDSGVLGKYFAFHNYRGRITADYDGMLDLTTEGRSPTSAYIPRFRNVVKQETDFLRGYAAGFSTGRRTWNSNDGFGQTLKDGLFNQQMGNWWVGSHMMGETIPKEISQLTLDKTKKDEWGVPVIHVNLGYDDNDEKMLKDFYEQMTEMYTKAGFTNIRTEDSKQAPGLDIHEMGGARMGKDPKTSILNKWNQMHAVNNVFVTDGACMTSTSTQNPSLTYMALTARAVDYAVGQLKKGEI; via the coding sequence ATGGCAAATATTAATAAGGGGGCTCAGGACCACACATTCGATGCGATCGTTATCGGGTCTGGTATCAGTGGAGGATGGGCAGCAAAGGAATTCACGGAGAAAGGCTTAAAGACACTGGTGCTGGAAAGGGGACGCGACGTAAAACATCTCAAAGATTATCCGACTACCAATAAATATCCCTGGGAATTCCCTCACCGGGGACAGGTGCCACAGGCAATACAGGAAGAAGCGCCTGTCGTAAGCCGTTGCTACGCTTTTAAGGAAGATGCTATGCACTTCTTTGTTAAGGATAAAGAACATCCTTACGAACAGGATAAACCATTCGACTGGATCCGCGGATACCAGGTGGGGGGTAAATCACTTCTCTGGGCGCGACAAACCCAGCGCTGGAGCGATTTCGACTTTGAAGGCCCTGCCAGGGACGGCTTTGCGGTAGACTGGCCTATCCGGTATGCTGATATTGCTCCCTGGTACAGCTATGTAGAGAAATTTGTAGGTATTTCAGGCAATAAGGACGGCATCGCTAATCTTCCCGATGGCGAATTCCTGCCACCGCTGGAGATGACGGCCGTTGAAGAATATTTCAAAGGTTTTGTAGCAAAGAATTATAAAGACCGCCACGTGATCTATGGCCGCTGTGCGCATCTTACGGAGCCTCAGCCCATTCATATCCAGCAGGGTAGGGTGCAGTGCCAGAAAAGGAATCTCTGCCAGCGCGGATGTCCATTTGGCGGTTACTTCAGCAGTAACTCATCTACACTGCCCTGGGCAGAAAAGACGGGTAACCTGACCCTGCGTCCTTTCTCTGTGGTACACTCTATCATCTATGATGAACAGAAAGGAAAAGCTACAGGCGTACGCGTAGTAGATACACAGACGAAAGAAACGACGGAGTACTATGCACGCGTCATCTTCGTCAACGCTGCAGCTGTGAACACGAACCTGATCCTGCTGAACTCTACTTCCAGCCGTTTCCCGAACGGATTAGGCAATGACAGCGGCGTACTGGGTAAGTATTTTGCTTTCCATAACTATCGCGGACGTATCACAGCCGATTACGATGGTATGCTCGATCTGACCACCGAAGGTCGCAGTCCTACCAGCGCTTATATTCCAAGGTTCCGTAACGTGGTGAAACAGGAAACAGACTTCCTGCGCGGCTATGCTGCAGGTTTCAGCACCGGCAGACGTACCTGGAACAGTAACGATGGTTTTGGCCAGACACTGAAAGATGGATTGTTTAACCAGCAGATGGGTAACTGGTGGGTAGGTTCCCATATGATGGGAGAAACCATTCCAAAAGAGATCAGCCAGCTTACGCTCGATAAAACGAAGAAGGACGAATGGGGTGTGCCTGTCATCCATGTGAACCTCGGCTATGATGACAATGACGAAAAGATGTTGAAAGACTTCTATGAGCAGATGACTGAAATGTATACCAAAGCCGGTTTCACCAATATCCGTACAGAAGACTCCAAACAGGCGCCCGGCCTGGATATCCATGAAATGGGTGGTGCGCGTATGGGTAAAGATCCTAAAACATCTATCCTCAATAAATGGAACCAGATGCACGCCGTGAACAACGTATTTGTAACAGATGGCGCGTGTATGACTTCCACTTCAACACAGAACCCTTCGCTGACCTATATGGCATTAACTGCCAGGGCGGTGGATTATGCGGTTGGGCAGTTGAAGAAAGGAGAGATATAA